One Hypanus sabinus isolate sHypSab1 chromosome 4, sHypSab1.hap1, whole genome shotgun sequence genomic region harbors:
- the LOC132392685 gene encoding caveolae-associated protein 2-like has translation MGEDGVQAEKSSTEAVQGGPEPSPPSSPGSSVSPTPVPGSLSVEALREGSQVNAITVLALLDKLVNMLDTVQDNQRKMEQRQIGVESSVRGIQSDLTKLSKSHSTTSNTVNKLLDKSRKVSANVKEMRERLDKQTGQVKKLENNQAQLLKKNNFRVLIFQDETEIPASVFEKPKVEAVEEQCADENKDVEISHPSLELSSDEDIHDLEDNDEEKLEKLEQSRAAKIKSSSLKKVDSIKKAFSRENIEKRMNKFGTKIVSPERREKIKKSLSSSQQKSQSGKTSSFKVMPMTFKVKKPKNGETPPQSPSDAVVTLEPDASAIAEGEVHPELHLEVSPGTLAAEDVKEVAEKVEEEMKEVELELESNKSQGVVMKAENTEEPEILLETFAEDQQEGRARHAATNIELHIEEPDEPAVLQIQQTA, from the exons ATGGGAGAAGACGGAGTACAAGCGGAAAAAAGCAGCACCGAGGCCGTGCAGGGAGGCCCGGAGCCCAGCCCGCCGTCCAGCCCGGGTTCCAGCGTATCTCCGACCCCGGTTCCCGGCTCGCTGTCGGTTGAAGCACTGCGGGAAGGCTCGCAGGTTAACGCTATCACCGTTCTGGCACTGCTGGATAAACTTGTCAACATGCTGGACACGGTGCAGGacaaccagaggaagatggagcagaGGCAGATCGGAGTGGAGAGTTCGGTGCGGGGCATCCAGAGCGACCTGACCAAGCTGTCCAAGAGCCATAGCACCACCAGCAACACGGTGAACAAGCTGTTGGACAAGTCGCGCAAAGTCAGCGCCAATGTCAAGGAGATGCGGGAGCGCCTGGACAAGCAGACGGGGCAGGTGAAGAAGCTAGAGAACAACCAGGCGCAGCTCCTAAAGAAGAACAATTTTCGAGTGCTGATCTTCCAG GATGAAACGGAGATACCAGCCAGCGTTTTTGAAAAGCCCAAAGTAGAGGCGGTGGAGGAACAATGTGCAGATGAGAACAAAGATGTGGAAATTTCCCATCCTTCCCTGGAGCTCTCTTCAGATGAAGACATTCACGACCTGGAGGACAATGATGAGGAGAAGTTAGAGAAGCTGGAGCAATCCAGGGCTGCAAAAATCAAGAGCTCAAGTCTAAAGAAGGTTGACAGCATCAAGAAGGCATTCTCCCGCGAGAATATCGagaaaaggatgaacaagttTGGCACGAAGATTGTGTCTCCAGAGAGGCGAGAGAAGATTAAGAAGTCGCTCAGCTCAAGTCAACAGAAGTCTCAATCAGGTAAGACCTCCAGCTTTAAAGTAATGCCCATGACTTTCAAGGTCAAAAAGCCTAAGAATGGGGAGACACCACCACAAAGCCCCAGTGACGCAGTGGTCACGCTGGAACCAGATGCATCAGCTATCGCTGAAGGTGAAGTGCATCCCGAATTGCACTTGGAAGTTTCTCCAGGCACGTTAGCAGCAGAGGATGTTAAGGAGGTGGCGGAGAAGGTGGAAGAGGAAATGAAAGAGGTGGAACTTGAGTTGGAAAGCAATAAGAGCCAAGGAGTTGTGATGAAGGCAGAAAACACAGAGGAGCCCGAGATCCTGCTGGAGACCTTTGCTGAAGACCAACAAGAAGGGAGAGCAAGGCACGCGGCGACAAATATTGAGCTGCATATTGAGGAACCAGATGAACCTGCTGTTTTGCAAATACAGCAAACAGCTTAA